From Diaminobutyricibacter sp. McL0608, one genomic window encodes:
- the hydA gene encoding dihydropyrimidinase → MTTTLITGGTVVSATGRGLADVLIDGETIAAVLQPGSVLLGTDLAASVDRVIDATSRYVIPGGIDAHTHFELPFGGTEASDTFESGTRAAAWGGTTSVIDFAVQTYGTRIQDGLATWHDKATGNCAIDYGFHQIVGDVTEDSLAALRSLPDEGITSFKLFMAYPGVFYSDDAQILKAMQVSRDTGMLTMMHAENGPAIDVLAAQLVEQGKTDPYYHGIARAWQMEEEATHRAIMLANLTGAPLYIVHVSAKQAVEQVAWARDKGQNVYGETCPQYLYLSLEDQLGASSPEWGHFEGAKWVCSTPLRSREEGHQDSMWQALRTNDLQMVSTDHCPFCMKDQKELGRGDFRKIPNGIGSLEHRMDLMYQGVVTGELTLERWVELTSTTPARMFGLYGQKGVIQPGADADIVLYDPNGHTSIGIGDGKTHHMNMDYSAWEGFEIDGHVDTVLSRGKVVVDDNQYLGTKGDGRFLKRGLSQYLV, encoded by the coding sequence ATGACCACCACACTCATCACCGGCGGCACCGTGGTCTCGGCCACGGGTCGCGGCCTCGCCGACGTTCTCATCGACGGCGAGACGATCGCCGCCGTGCTGCAGCCGGGTTCCGTGCTGCTCGGAACGGACCTGGCCGCATCCGTCGACCGCGTGATCGACGCGACCAGCCGCTATGTCATCCCCGGCGGCATCGACGCCCACACCCACTTCGAGCTGCCGTTCGGCGGCACCGAGGCGAGCGACACCTTCGAGTCCGGCACCAGGGCCGCCGCCTGGGGCGGCACCACGTCGGTCATCGACTTCGCCGTGCAGACGTACGGCACGCGCATCCAGGACGGCCTCGCCACGTGGCACGACAAGGCCACCGGCAACTGCGCGATCGACTACGGCTTCCACCAGATCGTCGGCGACGTGACCGAGGACTCGCTCGCCGCGCTCCGCTCGCTGCCCGACGAGGGCATCACCAGTTTCAAGCTGTTCATGGCCTACCCGGGCGTCTTCTACTCCGACGACGCCCAGATCCTGAAGGCGATGCAGGTCTCGCGCGACACCGGGATGCTCACCATGATGCATGCCGAGAACGGGCCGGCCATCGACGTGCTCGCCGCCCAGCTCGTCGAGCAGGGCAAGACCGACCCCTACTATCACGGCATTGCGCGGGCCTGGCAGATGGAGGAGGAGGCGACCCACCGGGCGATCATGCTCGCGAACCTCACCGGCGCCCCGCTCTACATCGTGCACGTGAGCGCGAAGCAGGCCGTCGAACAGGTCGCCTGGGCACGCGACAAGGGCCAGAACGTCTACGGCGAGACCTGCCCGCAGTACCTCTATCTGTCGCTCGAAGACCAGCTCGGTGCCTCAAGCCCGGAATGGGGCCACTTCGAGGGAGCGAAATGGGTCTGCTCGACGCCGCTGCGCTCCCGGGAAGAAGGTCACCAGGACTCGATGTGGCAGGCGCTGCGCACCAACGACCTGCAGATGGTGTCGACCGACCACTGCCCCTTCTGCATGAAGGACCAGAAGGAGCTCGGCCGCGGAGACTTCCGCAAGATCCCGAACGGCATCGGCTCGCTCGAGCACCGCATGGACCTGATGTACCAGGGCGTGGTCACCGGTGAGCTGACGCTCGAACGCTGGGTGGAGCTCACGAGCACGACCCCGGCCCGCATGTTCGGACTCTACGGTCAGAAGGGCGTCATCCAGCCCGGGGCCGACGCCGACATCGTGCTCTACGATCCCAACGGCCACACGAGCATCGGAATCGGCGACGGCAAGACGCACCACATGAACATGGACTACTCGGCATGGGAGGGCTTCGAGATCGACGGACATGTCGACACGGTGCTGAGCCGCGGAAAAGTCGTCGTCGACGACAACCAGTACCTCGGAACGAAAGGCGACGGGCGCTTCCTCAAGCGCGGCCTGTCGCAGTACCTGGTCTAG
- a CDS encoding TIGR03842 family LLM class F420-dependent oxidoreductase, which produces MDFGAVLQTNPPASRTIHLARLAEQYGFSHVWTFDSHLLWQEPYVIYSQILAETRRIMVGPMVTNPATRDWTVTASVFATLNEMYGNRTIVGIGRGDSAVRVINGAPTTLAELREAIHVIRELGNSRPVDYKGSTLQFPWSKGSELEVWVAAYGPLALKLAGEVGDGFILQLADLHIAEWMIGTVRQAAERAGRDPQAVKFCVAAPMYIGDDWEHMREQCRWFGGMVGNHVADIVAKYGTGGAVPKALTDYIAGREGYDYNEHGRAGNTHTEFVPDEIVDRFCILGTADDHIAKLKQLAELGVDQFAGYLQHDNKEETLRVYGETVIPALTEHVKAKG; this is translated from the coding sequence ATGGACTTCGGCGCAGTACTCCAGACCAATCCGCCCGCCTCGCGTACCATCCACCTGGCCAGACTCGCCGAACAGTACGGCTTCAGCCACGTGTGGACCTTCGACTCGCACCTGCTCTGGCAGGAACCGTATGTGATCTACAGCCAGATCCTCGCCGAGACCCGGCGCATCATGGTCGGGCCGATGGTGACCAACCCGGCGACCCGCGACTGGACCGTGACGGCATCCGTTTTCGCGACCCTCAACGAGATGTACGGCAACCGCACGATCGTCGGCATCGGGCGCGGCGATTCAGCGGTGCGCGTGATCAACGGCGCCCCGACGACGCTGGCCGAATTGCGCGAGGCGATCCACGTCATCCGCGAACTCGGCAACAGTCGGCCGGTCGACTACAAAGGGTCGACGCTGCAGTTCCCGTGGAGCAAAGGATCCGAGCTGGAGGTCTGGGTCGCGGCCTACGGACCGCTCGCCCTGAAGCTGGCCGGCGAGGTCGGCGACGGGTTCATCCTGCAGCTCGCCGACCTCCACATCGCGGAATGGATGATCGGCACCGTGCGGCAGGCGGCCGAGCGCGCGGGCCGCGACCCGCAGGCGGTGAAGTTCTGCGTGGCGGCCCCGATGTACATCGGCGACGACTGGGAGCACATGCGCGAGCAGTGCCGGTGGTTCGGCGGGATGGTCGGAAACCATGTCGCCGACATCGTCGCCAAGTACGGGACGGGCGGGGCGGTGCCGAAAGCGCTCACCGACTACATCGCCGGACGCGAAGGCTACGACTACAACGAGCACGGCCGGGCCGGCAACACCCACACCGAGTTCGTGCCCGACGAGATCGTCGACCGGTTCTGCATCCTCGGAACGGCGGACGATCACATCGCGAAGCTGAAACAGCTCGCCGAGCTCGGCGTCGACCAGTTCGCCGGCTACCTGCAGCACGACAACAAAGAGGAGACCCTTCGCGTGTACGGCGAGACGGTCATCCCGGCGCTCACCGAGCACGTGAAGGCGAAAGGCTGA
- the cofD gene encoding 2-phospho-L-lactate transferase — protein sequence MTGITVLAGGVGGARFTRGLLAHLAAEHPSAGGEASTVPVTVVVNTGDDMWLTGLRICPDLDTVMYTLGGGISEEQGWGRADETRRTSGEIAAYGAGWDWFTLGDLDLGTHIVRTDLLRSGRTLSEATEVLAQRWRPGARLLPMSDDPVETHVRLAADIDEHRAGDLIHFEEWWVRYRAAAAASEFVQVGLEQAQAAPGVLEAIRDADVVIIPPSNPVVSVGTILAVPGVRAALRDTDARVVGVSPIIGGSVVRGMADRCLDIVGVESTALGVGRYYGSRADGGILDAWLVDETDAGLIPDLEAAGIRASAHPLWMHDVPATAAIAAHALRAARATHPIALDRPTVQNIGGTL from the coding sequence ATGACCGGGATCACGGTGCTGGCCGGCGGGGTCGGTGGTGCCCGCTTCACCCGGGGACTGCTCGCGCACCTCGCCGCGGAGCATCCGTCCGCGGGCGGCGAGGCCTCCACGGTGCCGGTCACTGTGGTCGTCAACACCGGCGACGACATGTGGCTGACCGGCCTGCGCATCTGCCCCGACCTCGACACGGTCATGTACACGCTCGGCGGCGGCATCTCCGAAGAACAGGGATGGGGCCGCGCCGACGAGACGCGGCGCACGTCCGGCGAGATCGCGGCCTACGGCGCCGGCTGGGACTGGTTCACTCTCGGCGACCTCGACCTCGGCACCCACATCGTGCGCACCGACCTGCTCCGCTCCGGCCGAACGCTGAGCGAGGCCACGGAGGTCCTGGCGCAACGGTGGCGCCCGGGTGCCCGGTTACTTCCGATGAGCGACGACCCCGTCGAGACGCACGTGCGGCTCGCAGCCGACATCGACGAACATCGGGCGGGCGACCTCATCCACTTCGAGGAGTGGTGGGTGCGCTACCGCGCCGCAGCCGCAGCCAGCGAGTTCGTGCAGGTCGGGCTGGAGCAGGCGCAGGCCGCCCCCGGCGTGCTGGAGGCGATCCGTGATGCCGACGTCGTGATCATCCCGCCGTCGAATCCGGTCGTCTCGGTCGGAACGATCCTCGCCGTCCCCGGTGTGCGCGCTGCGCTGCGTGACACCGACGCACGGGTGGTCGGGGTGTCGCCGATCATCGGCGGCAGCGTCGTGCGCGGCATGGCCGACCGGTGCCTCGACATCGTCGGGGTCGAATCGACCGCCCTCGGCGTCGGCCGCTACTACGGTTCGCGGGCCGACGGCGGCATCCTCGACGCCTGGCTCGTCGACGAGACGGATGCCGGACTGATCCCAGACCTGGAGGCGGCCGGAATCCGCGCATCCGCTCACCCGCTCTGGATGCACGATGTGCCCGCCACGGCCGCCATCGCCGCCCACGCGCTCCGCGCTGCCCGCGCCACCCACCCCATTGCCCTCGACCGACCGACCGTCCAGAACATCGGAGGAACACTATGA
- a CDS encoding flavin-containing monooxygenase — protein MTEVDVAIVGAGFAGLGLGIRLKRLGVSSFLIFERANAVGGTWRDNTYPGVACDVPSHLYSWSFRPNPRWSSFFSEGAEIRDYLVAGADEEGLGAHLRLGTDVDAMTWDASRSRWALHTSRGEFTARALVLACGRLTEPRIPDVPGLDTFRGPMFHSARWDHDAELRGKRVAVIGSGASAIQLVPRVAEIASELVVLQRSAPYVIPREEHHYSEAEQAQFERDPEELERLRSTLFWTAEEAYAQRAGVPDAVESARRRALGNLAAQVPDPGLRAKLTPHYEIGCKRVLISNEYYPALTRPTVTVESSALEAIDGNTLITANGARHDVDAVIFATGFHAAQQPYARIVRGVDSELLARHWGGGMTAYASTVVSGFPNLFVVNGPNAGLGHNSAIYMIETQLDYVLGALDHLEADADLVLDVSRQAEDEYTALIDELASSTVWMTGGCESWYRDGRTGRLTLLWPGYAHTFRERNGTFSLNPFSLAPYAPAPSSPIPAPPIRMTTN, from the coding sequence ATGACCGAGGTCGATGTCGCGATCGTCGGCGCGGGGTTCGCGGGGCTCGGGCTCGGGATCCGCCTGAAGCGTCTCGGCGTGAGCTCGTTCCTCATCTTCGAGCGCGCCAATGCGGTCGGCGGCACCTGGCGGGACAACACCTACCCCGGGGTCGCCTGCGACGTGCCCTCGCACCTGTACTCGTGGTCGTTCCGGCCGAACCCGCGGTGGTCGTCGTTCTTCTCGGAAGGCGCGGAGATCCGCGACTACCTCGTCGCCGGTGCCGATGAGGAGGGACTCGGCGCTCACCTGCGGCTGGGCACGGATGTCGACGCCATGACCTGGGACGCGTCGCGTTCGCGCTGGGCGCTCCACACGAGCCGCGGTGAGTTCACCGCCAGGGCCCTCGTTCTCGCCTGCGGCAGGCTGACCGAACCGCGCATCCCCGACGTGCCGGGGCTCGACACCTTCCGGGGTCCGATGTTCCATTCGGCCCGCTGGGACCACGACGCCGAACTGCGTGGCAAGCGCGTGGCGGTGATCGGGTCCGGGGCCTCGGCCATCCAACTCGTGCCACGGGTCGCGGAGATCGCGAGCGAACTGGTGGTCCTGCAACGCAGCGCGCCCTACGTCATCCCGCGCGAGGAACATCACTACAGCGAAGCCGAGCAGGCGCAGTTCGAGCGCGACCCCGAGGAGCTGGAGCGCCTTCGGTCGACGCTCTTCTGGACCGCCGAAGAGGCCTACGCCCAGCGCGCAGGGGTGCCGGATGCGGTCGAGTCGGCTCGACGGCGTGCGCTCGGCAACCTCGCAGCGCAGGTGCCCGACCCCGGGCTGCGCGCGAAGCTCACCCCGCACTACGAGATCGGCTGCAAACGGGTGCTCATCTCGAACGAGTACTACCCGGCGCTGACCCGCCCGACGGTCACGGTCGAGTCGTCGGCGCTCGAAGCGATCGACGGCAACACCCTCATCACCGCCAACGGTGCGCGACACGACGTCGATGCCGTGATCTTCGCGACCGGATTCCACGCGGCCCAGCAGCCGTATGCCCGCATCGTCCGCGGCGTCGACAGCGAACTGCTGGCCCGGCACTGGGGCGGCGGCATGACCGCGTACGCGTCGACGGTCGTCAGCGGCTTCCCGAACCTGTTCGTCGTCAACGGCCCGAACGCCGGACTCGGCCACAACTCGGCGATCTACATGATCGAGACGCAGCTCGACTACGTCCTCGGCGCGCTCGATCACCTCGAGGCCGACGCCGACCTCGTGCTCGATGTGAGCCGTCAGGCCGAAGACGAGTACACCGCGCTGATCGATGAGCTCGCCTCCTCGACAGTGTGGATGACCGGTGGCTGCGAGAGCTGGTACCGCGACGGACGGACCGGAAGGCTCACCCTGCTCTGGCCCGGCTACGCGCACACCTTCCGCGAACGCAACGGCACGTTTTCACTGAACCCCTTCTCGCTTGCCCCGTATGCGCCGGCCCCTTCCTCGCCCATCCCGGCCCCGCCCATCCGAATGACCACGAACTGA
- the cofG gene encoding 7,8-didemethyl-8-hydroxy-5-deazariboflavin synthase CofG gives MDRGQLAVDLQTVIERALSGDQLTVDDAETLVLATGADLERLLDASARLRDEGLARAGRPGVITFSKKVFLPITTLCRDRCHYCIFVDTPGKLALKGKPPYMSAEQILDVARLGASMGCKEALFTLGDRPEDRWPVARAWLDEHGYESTLHYVREMAQLVLDETGLLPHLNPGVMTAEELAWLRPVAPSMGMMLETTSYRLWAEKGEVHFGSPDKDPAVRLQVLEDAGRARVPLTTGILVGIGETARERAESLVALRDIQDRFGHLQEVIVQNFRSKPATAMQNDDDLGVREYAATVAAARLVMGADARIQVPPNLSDASELGLLLRAGADDWGGVSPLTADHVNPERPWPQIVELAELTRREGFRLTERLTVHPPYVRDAAQWIDEAVRPRVDALADPSTMLADEPAGSLISRSVHPFARLRPSDRPEGRSSANGSANRGVAVHTSAVRSALSRAASSPGALSDRDYAELMGAEGDDLDALAGLANDLRRYTVGEAISFVVNRNVTSTNLSPVTHGDAPDRSALTFETLTEIVDDAWALGATELCVQGVIPDALPADSSLRLARVVKATRPELHLHAFRPADIADGAARLGLDDVDYLAALRDAGVDTVPGTGVKILDDAVRLRVAPGDLPVDRWISIVTAAHRAGFRSTSVMVYGNGESAADRVGHLRRLIELQDSTGGFTEFVPMPAIGHAGPAGRESAGQESDSHRRVHAVARLMLHGHIDHIQAPWTRLGFAEAALMLQSGADDLGGTLLDGRVLPEAGVEHGHELLPADVDRIARSLSRPVRQRTTTYGDPTDERKRVARA, from the coding sequence ATGGATCGCGGGCAGCTCGCAGTGGATCTCCAGACCGTGATCGAGCGCGCCCTCAGCGGCGACCAGCTCACGGTCGATGATGCTGAGACCCTGGTGCTCGCGACCGGTGCGGACCTCGAGCGCCTGCTCGATGCATCCGCCCGCCTGCGCGACGAGGGGCTGGCCCGTGCGGGCCGCCCCGGCGTGATCACCTTTTCGAAGAAAGTGTTCCTGCCGATCACGACCCTGTGCCGCGATCGCTGCCACTACTGCATCTTCGTCGACACCCCCGGCAAGCTCGCGCTCAAGGGCAAGCCGCCGTACATGTCGGCCGAGCAGATCCTCGATGTCGCCCGGCTCGGCGCCTCGATGGGGTGCAAGGAAGCGCTGTTCACGCTCGGCGACCGTCCGGAGGACCGGTGGCCTGTCGCGCGCGCCTGGCTCGATGAGCACGGCTACGAGTCGACGCTGCACTACGTGCGGGAGATGGCGCAGCTCGTGCTCGACGAGACGGGGCTGCTCCCGCACCTGAACCCGGGCGTGATGACCGCTGAGGAGCTGGCCTGGCTCCGCCCGGTGGCCCCGTCGATGGGGATGATGCTCGAGACGACGTCGTACCGGCTCTGGGCGGAGAAGGGCGAGGTGCATTTCGGCTCGCCCGACAAGGACCCCGCGGTGCGTCTGCAGGTGCTCGAAGACGCCGGGCGGGCGCGCGTGCCGCTGACCACGGGCATCCTGGTCGGAATCGGCGAGACGGCTCGCGAACGCGCGGAATCGCTGGTGGCCCTGCGCGACATCCAGGACCGCTTCGGTCACCTCCAGGAGGTGATCGTGCAGAACTTCCGTTCCAAGCCGGCGACGGCGATGCAGAACGACGACGACCTCGGCGTCCGTGAGTACGCGGCGACCGTGGCGGCCGCGCGTCTGGTGATGGGGGCGGATGCGCGCATCCAGGTGCCGCCGAATCTGTCGGATGCGAGCGAGCTCGGCCTGCTCCTGCGTGCCGGGGCCGACGACTGGGGCGGTGTGAGCCCGCTGACCGCCGACCATGTGAACCCGGAACGCCCGTGGCCGCAGATCGTGGAGCTGGCCGAGCTCACCCGGCGCGAGGGCTTCCGGCTGACTGAACGGCTCACCGTGCATCCGCCGTACGTCCGGGATGCCGCGCAGTGGATCGACGAAGCCGTGCGTCCACGGGTCGATGCCCTAGCCGACCCGTCGACCATGCTCGCCGACGAGCCCGCTGGATCCCTGATCTCCCGCTCTGTGCATCCATTCGCCAGACTCCGACCTTCAGATCGACCCGAAGGTCGTTCTTCGGCGAACGGATCAGCGAACAGGGGGGTCGCGGTTCACACGTCGGCGGTGAGGTCGGCGCTGTCGCGTGCCGCGTCGTCTCCCGGGGCGCTCAGCGATCGCGACTACGCAGAGTTGATGGGCGCTGAGGGCGACGACCTCGACGCGCTCGCAGGGCTCGCGAACGACCTGCGCCGCTACACGGTCGGCGAGGCGATCAGCTTCGTCGTCAACCGCAACGTCACCTCGACCAACCTGAGCCCGGTCACACACGGCGACGCGCCCGACCGCTCGGCCCTCACCTTCGAGACGCTGACCGAAATAGTCGACGACGCGTGGGCGCTCGGCGCGACCGAGCTCTGCGTGCAGGGCGTGATCCCGGATGCTCTGCCCGCCGACTCCTCCCTGCGACTGGCCCGCGTCGTGAAGGCCACGCGCCCCGAGCTGCACCTGCACGCGTTCCGGCCGGCCGACATCGCCGACGGCGCCGCGCGCCTCGGCCTCGACGACGTCGACTACCTCGCGGCCCTGCGCGACGCGGGCGTCGACACCGTGCCGGGCACGGGCGTCAAGATCCTCGACGATGCGGTGCGGCTCCGGGTCGCGCCCGGCGACCTCCCGGTCGACCGCTGGATCTCGATCGTCACGGCCGCGCACCGCGCAGGATTCCGATCGACATCGGTCATGGTCTACGGCAACGGCGAGTCCGCTGCCGACCGGGTCGGGCATCTGCGCCGGCTGATCGAGCTCCAGGATTCGACGGGCGGCTTCACCGAGTTCGTGCCGATGCCCGCGATCGGCCACGCCGGTCCCGCAGGACGGGAGTCCGCCGGACAGGAGTCAGACAGCCACCGCCGCGTTCACGCGGTCGCCCGCCTCATGCTGCATGGGCACATCGACCACATCCAGGCGCCGTGGACGCGTCTCGGGTTCGCGGAGGCCGCGCTGATGCTCCAGAGCGGCGCCGACGACCTGGGCGGCACCCTCCTCGACGGTCGCGTCCTGCCCGAAGCCGGAGTCGAGCACGGGCATGAGCTTCTGCCGGCCGACGTCGACCGGATCGCGCGCTCGCTCTCGCGGCCCGTGCGCCAGCGCACGACGACCTACGGCGATCCGACGGATGAACGCAAGCGGGTGGCCCGCGCATGA
- a CDS encoding LLM class F420-dependent oxidoreductase: MTDRPVRIGVQLAPQHATYAQLRDTVAAIEDLGADIAFNWDHFYPLSGDPDGAHFECWTMLAAWAEQTSRIQIGALVTCNSYRNPDLLADMARTVDHISARGGDAGRLILGIGAGWKELDYVEYGYPFGTPGTRLDALAEALPRIESRWATLNPAPTRPIPVLIGGGGEKKTLRIVARHADIWHSFSDVETLERKLGVLQEWCHRVDRDMSEIEISTGVRRTHDGTLGALEPIEAQHALGARLFTLGISGLDLDLRQARQLVAWRDRMNAA, translated from the coding sequence ATGACCGACCGCCCCGTTCGCATCGGCGTGCAGCTCGCACCGCAACACGCGACCTATGCCCAGCTTCGCGACACCGTTGCCGCCATCGAAGACCTCGGTGCCGACATCGCCTTCAACTGGGACCACTTCTATCCGCTGTCGGGCGACCCGGACGGCGCCCACTTCGAATGCTGGACGATGCTGGCTGCCTGGGCCGAGCAGACCAGCCGGATCCAGATCGGTGCCCTCGTCACCTGCAACTCGTACCGGAACCCGGACCTGCTCGCAGACATGGCCCGCACGGTCGACCACATCAGCGCGCGCGGCGGTGACGCCGGGCGACTCATCCTCGGAATCGGCGCCGGCTGGAAAGAACTCGACTACGTCGAATACGGCTACCCGTTCGGCACGCCCGGCACGAGGCTCGACGCGCTCGCCGAAGCGCTTCCACGGATCGAGTCGAGGTGGGCGACCCTGAATCCGGCGCCGACGCGCCCGATCCCCGTGCTCATCGGCGGTGGAGGCGAGAAGAAGACGCTGCGGATCGTCGCCCGGCACGCCGACATCTGGCACAGCTTCAGCGATGTCGAGACCCTGGAACGCAAGCTCGGCGTGCTTCAGGAGTGGTGTCACCGCGTCGACCGCGACATGTCCGAGATCGAGATCTCGACAGGCGTGCGGCGCACCCACGACGGCACGCTCGGTGCGCTCGAGCCCATCGAAGCGCAACACGCGCTCGGCGCTCGCCTCTTCACGCTGGGGATCAGCGGGCTCGACCTCGACCTGCGCCAGGCGCGTCAGCTGGTCGCGTGGCGGGATCGGATGAACGCGGCCTGA
- the fgd gene encoding glucose-6-phosphate dehydrogenase (coenzyme-F420): MPIPLRLGYKASAEQFGPSDLLRFGVLAEKAGFDSVFVSDHFQPFVHEGGHAPAAIPWLGALGASTERILIGTSVLTPSFRYHPAVVAQAFATLGSLFPGRVVLGVGTGEALNEVVLGIEWPEVKERFARLKEAVTLIQKLWTEDGVTFAGDFYRTANATIYDKPDAAVPIYIGASGPAATRLAGRIAAGYITTSGKERTLYTDTLLPALEDGIGKAGRARDDVDTLIEMKVSFDTDPERALQDTRHWAPLALTPQEKMSVDDPREMQQLADALPIERVASRWIVGTDPDEHVDRIEEYIALGFRHLVFHGPGPDQERFIELYGAEILPRLRERHGSAFAQ; this comes from the coding sequence GTGCCCATTCCCCTGCGCCTCGGCTACAAGGCCTCCGCTGAGCAGTTCGGCCCCAGCGACCTGCTGAGATTCGGAGTGCTGGCCGAAAAGGCGGGCTTCGACTCGGTGTTCGTCTCCGACCATTTCCAGCCGTTCGTCCACGAGGGCGGTCACGCGCCCGCAGCGATCCCGTGGCTCGGCGCGCTCGGCGCGAGCACCGAGCGCATCCTGATCGGCACCTCGGTGCTGACGCCGTCCTTCCGCTACCACCCGGCCGTCGTCGCCCAGGCCTTCGCGACGCTCGGCTCGCTGTTTCCGGGCCGGGTCGTTCTCGGTGTCGGCACTGGCGAGGCGCTCAACGAGGTCGTGCTCGGCATCGAATGGCCCGAAGTCAAGGAACGGTTCGCGCGCCTCAAAGAGGCCGTGACGCTCATCCAGAAGCTGTGGACAGAAGACGGCGTGACGTTCGCCGGTGACTTCTACCGCACCGCCAACGCGACGATCTACGACAAGCCGGACGCCGCCGTGCCCATCTATATCGGAGCATCCGGTCCGGCCGCGACCCGGCTCGCCGGCCGAATCGCCGCCGGCTACATCACCACGTCGGGCAAGGAGCGCACCCTCTATACGGATACGCTCCTGCCGGCGCTCGAGGACGGCATCGGGAAGGCCGGCCGCGCGCGGGATGACGTGGACACGCTCATCGAGATGAAGGTCTCCTTCGACACCGACCCCGAGCGTGCCCTGCAGGACACCCGCCACTGGGCACCTCTCGCGCTCACGCCCCAAGAGAAGATGAGCGTCGACGACCCCCGCGAGATGCAGCAGCTGGCCGACGCGCTGCCGATCGAGCGGGTGGCCTCGCGCTGGATCGTCGGGACCGACCCGGACGAGCACGTCGACCGCATCGAGGAGTACATCGCTCTCGGCTTCCGGCATCTCGTGTTCCACGGTCCGGGCCCCGACCAGGAACGGTTCATCGAGCTGTACGGCGCGGAGATCCTGCCGCGCCTGCGCGAGCGGCACGGCTCGGCGTTCGCGCAATGA
- a CDS encoding nitrilase-related carbon-nitrogen hydrolase produces the protein MAIVRAAITQTTWTGDKESMLAKHEKFARDAAADGAQVICFQELFYGPYFGITEDAKYYAYAEPADGPIVQRFAALAKELHLVMILPIYEEDMPGVYYNTAVVVDADGSILGKYRKHHLPNLDKFWEKFYFRPGNLGYPVFKTAVGPIGVYICYDRHFPEGWRELGLNGAEIVFNPNATKPGLSNRLWELEQPAAAAANGYFVAAPNRVGREDNEYGDLAVTFYGMSQFVDPQGNVIGGYGSGEHEEVVIRDLDLDLVREVRNAWQFYRDRRPESYTSIPKP, from the coding sequence ATGGCAATCGTTCGAGCAGCAATCACCCAGACGACGTGGACGGGCGACAAAGAGTCCATGCTCGCCAAGCATGAGAAGTTCGCGCGGGATGCTGCTGCGGACGGCGCGCAGGTGATCTGCTTCCAGGAACTGTTCTACGGGCCGTACTTCGGCATCACCGAGGATGCGAAGTACTACGCCTACGCGGAACCTGCCGACGGCCCGATCGTGCAGCGGTTCGCCGCGCTCGCGAAAGAGCTGCACCTCGTGATGATCCTTCCCATCTACGAAGAGGACATGCCGGGGGTTTACTACAACACCGCAGTCGTGGTCGACGCTGACGGCTCGATCCTCGGCAAGTACCGCAAACATCACCTGCCGAACCTCGACAAGTTCTGGGAGAAGTTCTACTTCCGCCCCGGCAACCTCGGCTACCCGGTATTCAAGACCGCGGTCGGCCCCATCGGCGTCTACATCTGCTACGACCGGCACTTCCCCGAAGGCTGGCGCGAGCTGGGGCTGAACGGGGCCGAGATCGTCTTCAACCCGAACGCGACGAAGCCTGGCCTGTCGAACCGCCTCTGGGAGCTCGAGCAGCCCGCGGCCGCAGCGGCCAACGGCTACTTCGTCGCCGCCCCGAACCGCGTGGGCAGAGAGGACAACGAGTACGGCGACCTCGCGGTCACGTTCTACGGCATGAGCCAGTTCGTCGACCCGCAGGGAAACGTCATCGGTGGGTACGGGAGCGGCGAGCACGAGGAGGTCGTCATCCGCGACCTCGACCTCGACCTGGTGCGCGAGGTGCGCAACGCCTGGCAGTTCTACCGCGACCGCCGCCCCGAGTCCTACACCTCGATCCCGAAACCCTGA